One Roseiconus lacunae genomic region harbors:
- a CDS encoding sensor histidine kinase: protein MDLSLWIFSDEGFPARWFCGSGWTDEPYVGWIHVVSDLVTWASYLTIPVLLMYFATNRRDVTFPKVFWLFCAFIISCGMVHLVEAVIFWWPVYRLSAVLKLVTAIVSAATAIALIRVFPVALSLPALATINQKLQTEIETRKLAEEKLERINLELESFVSIASHDLQEPLRNVISFTELLKEDLGDNLSDNATQDLKYISSAASRMQRLINDLLTFSRTTRHGATFQIAPVDDCVDEALEILQSRLEQSGGTITRSNLPKLKLDITLVAQLYQNLISNAIKFTESDRSPQIDLTAEMVDGVWVLGVRDNGIGIESKYTDQIFEPFKRLHGMSEYEGTGIGLAVCKTVVEHHGGQIWVTSHPGEGSHFQFTLEPFMLTAGVSPQAT from the coding sequence ATGGACCTATCACTTTGGATCTTCAGTGACGAAGGCTTCCCGGCCCGATGGTTTTGCGGATCCGGCTGGACCGATGAACCTTACGTCGGCTGGATCCACGTCGTATCCGATCTCGTGACTTGGGCGTCTTACCTGACCATCCCAGTCCTATTGATGTACTTCGCAACAAATCGTCGCGACGTTACCTTCCCCAAAGTGTTTTGGCTGTTTTGTGCGTTTATCATTTCGTGTGGAATGGTCCATCTTGTCGAGGCAGTGATTTTCTGGTGGCCGGTGTACCGTTTGTCGGCGGTGTTGAAATTGGTGACCGCAATCGTTTCCGCGGCGACTGCGATCGCGCTGATCCGTGTCTTTCCCGTTGCCCTCTCGTTGCCAGCACTGGCGACGATCAACCAAAAGCTGCAAACAGAGATCGAAACGAGGAAACTTGCGGAGGAGAAGCTCGAGCGAATCAACCTTGAACTTGAGAGCTTCGTTTCGATCGCTTCTCATGATTTGCAGGAACCACTTCGCAACGTCATCAGCTTCACCGAACTGCTAAAAGAAGACCTCGGTGACAATCTTTCTGACAATGCGACTCAGGACCTCAAGTACATTTCCTCCGCCGCGAGTCGGATGCAACGACTGATCAACGATCTGCTGACGTTCTCGCGCACCACTCGGCACGGTGCGACATTCCAAATCGCTCCTGTCGACGATTGTGTCGACGAGGCGTTGGAGATTTTGCAGTCACGCCTGGAACAATCAGGCGGAACCATCACGCGAAGCAATCTCCCAAAGCTAAAGCTCGACATTACCCTGGTCGCTCAGCTCTACCAGAATCTCATCTCCAACGCGATTAAGTTTACCGAAAGCGATCGGTCTCCGCAGATTGATCTGACGGCCGAAATGGTCGACGGAGTCTGGGTCCTAGGCGTACGCGATAACGGGATTGGCATCGAATCGAAATATACCGATCAGATCTTCGAGCCTTTCAAACGTCTTCATGGCATGTCGGAATACGAAGGCACGGGGATCGGCCTGGCAGTTTGCAAAACCGTCGTCGAACACCATGGCGGACAAATCTGGGTGACTTCTCACCCCGGCGAAGGCTCCCACTTTCAGTTCACGTTGGAGCCGTTTATGCTTACCGCTGGCGTTTCGCCGCAGGCGACTTGA
- a CDS encoding leucine-rich repeat domain-containing protein, producing the protein MTGDQLPSEQRNLGQANVGQDTAHQEMPAECESELAEPEARAVERSTEANEKRRRSKTAVWGSTSLMIGIFVALNWPVQYVERFSSGSVQSIVDLPNQAYELPVMAGAPFRYWIDYRSGPAGRPETEDKSNVLSASQSVFSWTALLINIACLVTLITVFQFYAHRKKLKQKSKGRGNLTIADLMIATSLVAASFGWYQYLQGREKAVKKYANSMMGKNHGVVFSAWLPEIIADQLPDSFAKKFVRVRAVRLDTPSPEDLDEAMALTTLTCFRIGGNNYQLKQLQPLLNKVHLVDIRIAGRRLDRATMQMIGSMPRLHTLSLMRTDVSSETLASLQLPRLRRLNAMHSDVVLSKLGRPSWSKSITELWLPHPSRGSDQLTIEGWPSLKFLSVNDWDHQLNADAVQLKLSGLPKLETLELGQLQKFSLELSDLPEFTGWQGKNDFWEMRLARGESMPGRVWLSRLVAENVPKLETVEIYGAEIEEIKLSKLPGLDAVYVAAFRNLPMGYPQYVRPEKETRDALVKGLGASDGPALIDLDAVFLRDTDLTPLCENAGLEQLFLASTGVATEEVKKLASTPNLKHLRLGTASAGPADLASILTLFPNLEVLEFQFDTNDDMIVFDRSADSFQLARHAHLTELTGNAMRFDFFNSVRIESMPRLQSSFDFQWVGNEIWIDRSPSLKGLSFSSPLPSKTHFGGFRDLEYFAAGGAQVTDTVVESLSDCDQLTTITLAYADASKAALSELNLRAIVNLSLPGCKVDDSVVRNWGSLPTLQSLDLSHTEVTAASLQTLLASESIQSLRLDGCDLKPADLAGLTGMTMLRVLSLADIGIDQPTLTKIASFGMIKHLNLAGSKVSKDLLSALDGTDIELLVLRDCEVDSRAVYELMRRHPSLMLDPTGSNLDSNVHTRLMAEQRVIDEHDYAEFKATQQWRQKMANSSQGMMMAMELPTVKDEFAKIDVEAFSPVGEFAQMKEDADVENRDSDAPSLMNRMFGRLFGGQAIGGPQVIVVDQDVEVSDKSGIEESEE; encoded by the coding sequence ATGACTGGCGATCAACTACCATCCGAGCAAAGGAATCTCGGTCAGGCGAATGTCGGCCAGGATACCGCTCATCAAGAGATGCCGGCGGAATGCGAGAGTGAGCTCGCCGAACCGGAAGCGCGAGCGGTCGAGCGATCGACCGAAGCAAATGAGAAGCGTCGTCGTAGTAAAACGGCGGTTTGGGGGTCGACATCGTTGATGATCGGAATCTTCGTTGCGCTGAATTGGCCGGTTCAATATGTCGAACGATTCAGTTCAGGTTCTGTTCAATCGATCGTTGATCTTCCCAACCAGGCCTATGAGTTGCCTGTGATGGCGGGGGCACCGTTTCGATATTGGATCGACTATCGATCCGGGCCAGCGGGGCGTCCGGAGACGGAAGATAAAAGCAATGTTTTGTCGGCTTCGCAATCTGTGTTTTCATGGACCGCGTTGCTGATCAACATCGCCTGTCTAGTGACGCTCATCACGGTGTTTCAGTTTTATGCCCATCGCAAGAAATTGAAACAAAAATCGAAGGGGCGCGGGAACCTGACCATCGCAGACCTGATGATCGCGACGTCACTGGTTGCCGCTTCCTTCGGCTGGTACCAATACCTTCAAGGCCGTGAAAAGGCGGTTAAAAAGTACGCCAATTCGATGATGGGAAAGAATCACGGTGTGGTTTTTTCGGCGTGGTTGCCCGAGATCATTGCGGATCAACTCCCAGATTCTTTCGCCAAAAAGTTTGTCAGAGTCCGCGCGGTGAGGCTTGATACGCCGTCGCCGGAGGATCTTGACGAAGCGATGGCGTTGACCACGCTGACGTGTTTCCGAATTGGCGGTAACAACTATCAGCTGAAGCAGCTGCAGCCGCTGCTCAATAAAGTTCATTTGGTCGACATCAGGATCGCCGGACGGCGGCTCGATCGAGCGACGATGCAAATGATCGGTTCGATGCCCCGCTTGCACACGCTGAGTCTGATGCGAACGGATGTCTCTTCTGAGACGCTCGCATCACTGCAGCTACCACGGCTCCGACGGCTCAATGCGATGCACAGCGATGTCGTTTTGAGCAAGCTAGGACGGCCATCGTGGTCGAAGTCGATCACCGAACTGTGGCTGCCTCACCCGAGTCGCGGTTCCGATCAATTGACGATCGAGGGTTGGCCATCGCTGAAGTTTCTTTCGGTCAATGATTGGGATCATCAACTTAACGCCGACGCGGTGCAGTTGAAACTGTCAGGGCTACCGAAACTAGAAACATTGGAACTCGGTCAATTGCAAAAGTTTTCATTGGAGTTGTCCGATTTGCCGGAGTTCACTGGATGGCAAGGGAAGAACGATTTTTGGGAAATGCGATTGGCACGCGGGGAGTCGATGCCGGGGCGGGTTTGGCTCAGCCGCTTAGTTGCTGAGAATGTGCCCAAGTTGGAAACCGTTGAGATTTACGGAGCAGAAATCGAAGAAATCAAGCTCAGTAAGTTGCCAGGGTTAGACGCCGTTTATGTCGCCGCGTTTCGCAATCTTCCGATGGGGTACCCTCAGTATGTTCGCCCCGAAAAGGAGACTCGTGATGCGTTGGTGAAAGGATTGGGCGCAAGCGATGGGCCAGCGTTGATTGACTTGGATGCCGTTTTTCTTCGTGACACAGATCTGACGCCACTATGTGAGAATGCCGGTCTAGAACAACTGTTCCTTGCGTCAACGGGGGTGGCCACCGAGGAGGTGAAAAAACTCGCATCGACGCCAAATCTGAAACATTTACGACTGGGGACCGCATCAGCTGGTCCGGCAGATCTCGCTTCGATTCTGACGTTGTTTCCGAACCTTGAAGTGTTGGAGTTTCAGTTTGACACCAACGATGACATGATCGTTTTCGATCGTTCCGCGGACTCGTTTCAGTTGGCACGCCATGCCCATCTAACTGAACTGACCGGAAACGCGATGCGCTTCGATTTTTTTAATTCGGTGCGGATCGAAAGCATGCCGCGACTGCAAAGCTCCTTCGATTTTCAGTGGGTCGGGAACGAAATATGGATCGATCGGTCGCCGTCGCTTAAAGGGTTGTCGTTTTCGTCGCCGCTTCCGTCGAAAACCCATTTTGGCGGGTTTCGAGACCTCGAATACTTTGCCGCCGGCGGCGCGCAGGTCACCGATACTGTCGTCGAATCGCTTTCCGATTGTGATCAGCTGACAACAATCACGCTGGCTTATGCGGACGCATCGAAAGCGGCGCTGAGTGAGTTGAATCTTCGAGCGATCGTGAACTTGAGTCTACCTGGATGCAAGGTCGACGATTCGGTGGTTCGAAATTGGGGAAGCTTACCAACGCTTCAATCATTGGACTTAAGCCATACCGAGGTGACCGCGGCATCGTTGCAGACCTTGCTCGCATCGGAGTCAATACAAAGTCTGCGTTTGGATGGTTGTGACTTGAAACCAGCAGATCTGGCTGGATTGACAGGGATGACCATGTTGCGAGTACTCTCTTTAGCGGACATTGGGATCGATCAGCCGACGCTTACTAAGATTGCTTCGTTTGGAATGATCAAACACCTCAATCTAGCCGGATCGAAGGTTTCGAAAGACTTGCTTTCTGCACTCGATGGAACCGATATCGAGTTGTTAGTGTTGCGTGACTGCGAAGTCGATTCACGGGCGGTCTATGAACTGATGCGTCGGCATCCGAGTTTGATGCTTGACCCGACCGGAAGCAATCTTGATTCAAATGTGCACACCAGGTTAATGGCGGAGCAGCGTGTCATCGATGAACACGACTATGCCGAGTTCAAGGCGACTCAACAGTGGCGGCAAAAGATGGCGAATTCTTCGCAAGGAATGATGATGGCGATGGAGCTACCGACGGTGAAAGATGAATTCGCGAAGATCGATGTTGAGGCTTTTTCGCCGGTCGGCGAATTCGCTCAGATGAAAGAGGACGCGGATGTTGAAAATCGCGACTCTGATGCACCTTCCCTGATGAACCGAATGTTCGGTCGTCTGTTTGGTGGCCAAGCCATCGGTGGACCACAGGTCATTGTGGTTGATCAAGACGTGGAAGTATCTGACAAAAGCGGGATCGAGGAGTCAGAAGAATGA